TCCCTGGAACGCGATCTCGGCGAAGCGCTGTTCGAGCGCAACGGCCGCGGCGTGCGGCTCACGGAGATGGGAACGGCGTTTCTTCCGTATGCGCGCCGCGCGCTGAAGGCCCTGCAAGAGGGCCGCGACGCGATCAACGGCATGCGCAACCTCGACATCGGCACGTTGAAGCTTGGTTCGGCGCTGACGGTGAGTACGTACGTGCTCCCGAAGATCCTGAAGAGCTACTGCACGATGTACCCCGGCGTCGAGGTGAGCGTGCACACCGGGCGTTCGGAGCAGGTGCTGCAGATGGTGCTCTCCGATGACGTCCACTGCGCGCTGGAGCGCACCGTGCAGCATCCAGACATCACGACCGTGCCGCTGTACGAAGACGACCTGGTGCTCGTCGCGGCGCCTGAGCACCGCTTCGCGCACGTCGGCGCCGCGACAATCGAGGAGATCGGCCGCGAGCCGCTAATCCTGTTCGACCGCGGTTCGAGCTACAACGCGCTGATCCAGGGGGTCTTCCGGCAACACGCGATCGTGCCGGAGACGTTCATGGAACTGGACACGATCGAAGCGACG
This is a stretch of genomic DNA from Dehalococcoidia bacterium. It encodes these proteins:
- a CDS encoding LysR family transcriptional regulator, whose amino-acid sequence is MDLGQVEAFVQVAQHRSFSKAADALFLTQPSVTARIQSLERDLGEALFERNGRGVRLTEMGTAFLPYARRALKALQEGRDAINGMRNLDIGTLKLGSALTVSTYVLPKILKSYCTMYPGVEVSVHTGRSEQVLQMVLSDDVHCALERTVQHPDITTVPLYEDDLVLVAAPEHRFAHVGAATIEEIGREPLILFDRGSSYNALIQGVFRQHAIVPETFMELDTIEATKKMVEEDLGIALLPKVSIERELDLGRLRIVDVSNAALPRRQISLIYRKNRKYTRAVQAFFSLLAESYSATIPDGALVGVA